In Nostoc sp. CENA543, a single genomic region encodes these proteins:
- a CDS encoding NADPH-dependent FMN reductase, translating into MVKIVGIGGSLRPNSYTQLALQVAAQRLEAIGADVEILDLRQLQLPFCTGAKEYLEYPDVQKLRDTVRNSDGLVLATPEYHGGVSGVIKNALDLMSFEELSGKVTGLLSVLGGQSNSNALNDLRLIMRWVHGWVIPEQIAIGQAYAAFSPDGKILDEKLSQRFDQFAQSLVDTTRKLKGIS; encoded by the coding sequence ATGGTGAAGATTGTTGGCATCGGTGGTAGTTTAAGACCCAACTCCTACACCCAGTTGGCTTTACAGGTAGCAGCACAAAGGCTTGAGGCTATAGGTGCAGATGTAGAAATTCTCGATTTACGACAGTTGCAATTACCGTTTTGTACTGGAGCTAAAGAATATCTAGAATATCCAGATGTGCAGAAATTGCGTGATACGGTTCGCAACAGCGATGGCTTAGTTTTAGCTACACCTGAATATCATGGTGGTGTGAGTGGTGTAATTAAAAATGCCTTAGATTTAATGAGTTTTGAGGAACTGTCTGGAAAAGTTACAGGATTACTTAGTGTATTGGGCGGACAATCGAATAGCAACGCTTTAAATGATCTGCGGTTGATTATGCGTTGGGTACACGGTTGGGTAATTCCAGAACAAATTGCGATCGGCCAAGCTTATGCTGCGTTTAGTCCCGACGGTAAAATTTTGGATGAAAAATTGTCTCAAAGATTTGACCAGTTCGCCCAAAGTTTAGTTGATACTACCCGTAAGCTTAAGGGAATTAGTTAA
- the ftsH gene encoding ATP-dependent zinc metalloprotease FtsH: MKNFGKKTLMKQQSPKRAVWASALAASLIMLPSMFGGSPVLAQKAEREPLTYGQLLQKIKQNQVKEVELDETEQLAHVYLKDQKPNSPPIKVTLLQDNKELINQLRENNVEFGEKVFSANSRAVGGLFLNLLWILPLVALMLLFLRRSTNASSQALNFGKSRARFQMEAKTGVKFDDVAGIEEAKEELQEVVTFLKQPERFTAVGARIPKGVLLIGSPGTGKTLLAKAIAGEAAVPFFSISGSEFVEMFVGVGASRVRDLFKKAKENAPCLIFIDEIDAVGRQRGTGIGGGNDEREQTLNQLLTEMDGFEGNTGIIIIAATNRPDVLDAALLRPGRFDRQVIVYPPDIKGRLEILQVHARNKKLDPSISLDVIARRTPGFTGADLANLLNEAAILTARRRKEAITMLEIDDAIDRVVAGMERTPLVDSKNKRLVAYHEVGHALVGTLLKDHDPVQKVTIMPRGQALGLTWFTPNEEQGLKSRSQIKAEITSTLGGRAAEEIVFGKPEVTNGASNDLQHVTAMARQMVTRFGMSELGLLSLENQNNEVFLGRDWMNKSEYSEEIAARIDAQVREIVNECYQKAKEILQENRALLEYLSDFLADQETIDGELFRKIVLENNRQVTSDELTQVVSY; the protein is encoded by the coding sequence ATGAAAAATTTTGGTAAGAAAACATTGATGAAACAGCAATCACCAAAGCGCGCTGTGTGGGCTAGTGCGCTAGCAGCTAGTCTGATCATGTTGCCGAGTATGTTTGGCGGTAGTCCAGTTTTGGCACAGAAGGCAGAACGCGAACCCTTAACTTATGGACAGTTACTCCAAAAAATCAAGCAAAATCAAGTTAAAGAAGTAGAATTGGATGAAACTGAACAATTAGCACACGTTTATTTAAAAGATCAAAAGCCAAATTCCCCACCTATCAAGGTGACGCTTCTACAGGACAATAAAGAGTTAATTAATCAACTCAGGGAAAATAATGTAGAGTTTGGGGAAAAAGTCTTCTCTGCCAATAGTAGAGCAGTGGGGGGATTATTCCTCAATCTGCTGTGGATTTTACCCTTAGTGGCTTTAATGCTGCTGTTTTTGCGTCGTTCTACCAATGCTTCTAGCCAAGCCTTAAACTTTGGTAAATCTAGGGCGCGTTTCCAAATGGAAGCGAAAACCGGGGTGAAATTTGACGATGTAGCGGGTATAGAAGAAGCCAAAGAAGAACTGCAAGAAGTGGTGACTTTCTTAAAGCAGCCAGAAAGATTTACGGCTGTCGGCGCACGTATTCCCAAAGGTGTATTGTTGATAGGTTCTCCAGGAACAGGTAAAACTTTACTGGCGAAGGCGATCGCAGGGGAAGCTGCTGTACCATTCTTTAGTATCTCCGGTTCAGAATTCGTAGAAATGTTTGTGGGTGTGGGTGCTTCTCGTGTCCGCGACTTATTCAAGAAAGCCAAAGAAAATGCCCCTTGTCTAATATTCATTGATGAAATTGACGCAGTAGGTAGACAACGGGGTACAGGTATCGGTGGCGGTAACGATGAAAGAGAACAAACCCTCAACCAGTTACTCACCGAAATGGATGGCTTTGAAGGTAACACAGGCATCATTATTATTGCTGCTACCAACCGTCCCGATGTCTTAGATGCTGCTTTGCTACGTCCAGGACGTTTTGACAGACAGGTAATAGTTTACCCACCCGATATCAAAGGCCGCTTAGAAATTTTGCAAGTCCACGCACGCAATAAAAAACTTGACCCCAGCATATCACTAGATGTGATTGCCCGCCGCACACCAGGATTTACCGGTGCAGACTTAGCCAACCTCCTCAATGAAGCCGCCATCCTCACCGCCAGAAGACGCAAAGAAGCCATCACCATGCTAGAAATTGATGATGCCATAGACAGAGTTGTAGCAGGGATGGAAAGGACACCCTTGGTGGACAGTAAAAACAAACGTTTAGTTGCTTACCACGAAGTCGGACACGCCCTAGTCGGAACTTTATTAAAAGACCATGACCCCGTACAAAAAGTTACCATCATGCCACGGGGACAAGCGTTGGGATTAACTTGGTTTACCCCCAACGAAGAACAAGGGTTAAAGTCTCGTTCCCAAATCAAAGCCGAAATTACCTCCACTTTAGGAGGTCGCGCCGCCGAGGAAATTGTATTTGGCAAGCCAGAAGTAACAAACGGCGCAAGCAACGATTTGCAACACGTAACAGCAATGGCGCGGCAGATGGTAACACGTTTTGGGATGTCTGAATTAGGTTTATTATCCTTAGAAAATCAGAACAATGAAGTATTTTTAGGTCGAGACTGGATGAATAAATCAGAATATTCTGAGGAAATTGCCGCCAGAATTGATGCACAAGTTCGTGAAATCGTCAATGAATGTTATCAAAAAGCCAAAGAAATCTTGCAAGAAAACCGAGCATTATTAGAATATCTCTCAGATTTCTTGGCAGACCAAGAAACCATTGATGGCGAATTATTCCGCAAAATTGTGCTGGAAAACAATAGACAAGTTACTAGTGACGAATTGACTCAAGTTGTGAGTTATTAG
- a CDS encoding serine/threonine-protein kinase has translation MTCCLNPACHNPPHPDGVNFCSSCGVPLTVLRNRYRPVKSLGGGGFGKTYLAEDIDKLNEPCVIKQFAPQVQGTGALNKATELFEQEAKRLQQLGKHPQIPTLLAYFNEDNRLYLVQEFIDGQNLLKELRNQGNFTEKQVRELLQDLLDILKTVHQQKVIHRDIKPENIIRDSNGKLVLIDFGASKQLTSTVMTSQGTTIGSFGYAPLEQMQGGEAYPASDLYSVGATCFHLLSGIHPWELWKRQGYGWVGSWRQHLQQPVSEEFGQILDKLLHEEHQQRYQSAQEVVLQALNPSPPSQRPNKPFNATPLSRLRRAVKYTLLFLLFIVSIAVVTAFFDKQPQQSETWRYSQFIQEVEKGRVEKVTLNADRSRAIVTPTEGNKKVVILINDPDLINTLTAKGIDISVLPPTDEEFWFKVLGRLYFYVFPILFLFGLFLLLRRPKNGR, from the coding sequence ATGACCTGCTGCCTAAATCCAGCTTGCCACAACCCACCCCATCCCGACGGTGTAAATTTCTGTTCTAGCTGCGGTGTTCCCTTAACCGTGCTGAGAAACCGCTATCGCCCGGTGAAATCATTAGGTGGCGGAGGATTTGGTAAGACTTATTTAGCAGAAGACATCGACAAATTAAACGAGCCTTGTGTCATCAAGCAATTCGCACCGCAAGTCCAAGGAACAGGCGCACTCAACAAAGCCACCGAACTATTTGAGCAAGAAGCCAAACGACTGCAACAGTTAGGCAAACATCCGCAAATTCCCACACTGTTAGCTTATTTCAATGAAGATAATCGCCTTTATTTAGTGCAGGAGTTCATCGACGGGCAGAATTTATTAAAAGAATTACGAAATCAGGGAAATTTCACAGAGAAGCAAGTTAGAGAGTTATTGCAGGATTTATTGGATATTCTCAAAACAGTTCATCAACAAAAAGTCATTCACCGCGATATCAAACCAGAGAATATCATTCGTGACAGCAATGGGAAGTTGGTACTGATTGATTTTGGTGCATCCAAACAACTGACATCAACGGTAATGACTTCACAAGGAACAACCATTGGTTCTTTTGGTTATGCACCACTAGAACAAATGCAGGGAGGTGAAGCGTACCCAGCCAGTGATTTATATAGCGTCGGTGCAACTTGTTTTCACTTGTTGAGTGGGATTCATCCTTGGGAATTGTGGAAGCGTCAAGGTTATGGTTGGGTTGGCAGTTGGAGACAGCATTTACAGCAACCAGTCAGTGAAGAATTTGGGCAAATACTAGATAAGTTACTCCACGAAGAACACCAGCAGCGTTATCAGTCGGCTCAAGAAGTAGTTTTACAAGCTTTAAATCCTTCACCACCTTCACAACGTCCCAATAAGCCATTCAATGCAACTCCATTATCACGGCTACGAAGAGCAGTAAAGTACACGCTGCTATTTCTGCTATTTATTGTTTCCATTGCTGTTGTCACAGCTTTTTTTGATAAACAACCCCAACAAAGTGAAACATGGCGATATAGCCAGTTTATTCAAGAAGTAGAAAAAGGCAGAGTAGAAAAGGTTACTTTGAATGCAGATAGATCCAGAGCTATTGTCACTCCTACAGAAGGTAACAAAAAAGTAGTTATCTTGATCAATGATCCAGATTTAATCAATACACTGACTGCCAAAGGCATTGATATTTCTGTTTTGCCACCCACTGATGAAGAATTTTGGTTCAAGGTATTAGGCAGGTTATATTTCTATGTATTCCCTATATTATTTTTATTTGGCTTGTTTTTATTGCTCCGTCGCCCTAAAAATGGTCGATGA